The DNA sequence ttcccatcctctcagtgaaaatggtccaaatgctctgtcacagcacgactaatcagctgttggttctcgatcatgtcggaatagaatccattgattcttttgcgtttgtcatcacgcccaacactcgcgagtttgaagctcgtcacagtcatccaatcccagaatcctactcggaataccacagacaaggtttagactttccggattctcatgaatgccgccatcagttctagcttataccacgaagattctgcttaaggaatctaagagatactcattcaatctgatgtagaatggaggtgattgtcaaacacacgttcatggattgaggaaggtgaagaGTGTCATGGATTACCACCTTCTCcctagttaagcgcgaatgaacatcttagataggaaaacgcatgtttgaatagaaaaatagaaataattgcattaattcatcgagacgctgcagagctcctcacccccaacaatggagtttagagactcatgccgtcaaagagtataaattcagatctaaaaatgtcatgcgatacaaaataagtctctaaaagttgtttaaatactaaattagtaacctaggtttacagaaaatgagtaaactaagataattagtgcagaaatccacttctgaggcccacttggtgtgtgctggggctgagacttaagcttctcacgtgcctgggctatttctggagttgaacgccaggttgtaacgtgtttttggcgttgaactccaacttgtaacctgtttctggcgctagacgccagactacaacatggaactggcgttgaatgccagtttacgtcgtctatcttcgtgcaaagtatggactattatatattgctggaaattcctggatgtctactttccaacccaattaagagcgtgccaattggactcctgtagctccaaaaaatccattccgagtgcaggaaggtcagaaaccaacagcatcagcagtcctttttcagcctaaattagatttttgctcagctccctcaatttcagccagaaaatatctgaaatcacagaaagacacacaaactcatagtaaagtccaaaaatatgatttttgcttaaaaactaataaaattctattaaaaactaattaaaacatgctaaaatctatatgaaattacccacAAAGAGCGTagaaaatatccgctcatcagttatccatgtttgtgtcttccttacatgatcattagtgtctagtgtctatgccttaaagctatgaataattccatgaatccttcacctctcttaaaggaaaaaatgtgcctaattacaaaagaacaagaagtacttggatttcaaattttatcttgaaattagtttaattattttgatgtggtggcaatactttttgttttctgaatgaatgcttgaacagtgcatattttttatagtgaagtttatgaatgttaaaattattagctcttgaaagaatgatgaacaaagagaaatgttattgataatctgaaaaatcatgaaattgattcttgaagcaagaaaaagcagtgaaaaagaaaaaagtagccAAAAAAtggccaaaaaaaaagaaaaaaaaagaaaaaaaaaagcaagcagaaaaagccaatagccctttaaactaaaaggcaagggtaaaagggatccaaggctttgagcattaatggataggagggcctaaaggaataaaatcctggcctaagcggctaaattaagttgtccctaaccatgtgcttgtggcatgaaggtccaaatgaagagcttgagactgagtgattaaagtcgtgatccaaagcaaaaagggtgtgcttaagaactctggacacctctaattggagactttagcaaagctaagtcacaatctgagaaggttcacccagttatgtgtctctgacatttatgtatccgttggtaatactagaaaacaaagtgcttagggccacgaccaagactcataaagtagctgtgttcaagaatcaacgtactgaactaggaaaatcaataacactatctaaaattctgagttcctatagatgccaatcattctgaatttcaaaggataaagtgagatgccaaaactattaagAAGCAAAAacctactagccccgctcatctaattgggactaagtttcattgatattgtgagattcattgtatattctcttctttttatcctattttgtttttagttgcttggggacaagcaacaatttaagtttggtattgtgatgagctgataatttatacgttttttggcattatttttaggtaatttttagtatgatttagttagtttttagtatatttttattagtttttaagcaaaattcacatttctggactttaatatgagtttgtgtgtttttctgtgatttcaggtattttctggctgaaattgagggacctgagcaaaaatctgattcagatactgaaaaaggactgctgatgctgttggattctgaccttcctgcactcgaaatgggttttctggagctacagaagcccaaatggcgcgctcttaattgcgttggaaagtagacatccagggcttttcagcaatatataatagtccatactttgcccgcgttttgatgacgcaaactggcgttcaaacgccaacttcctgccctattctggcgttaaacgccataaacaggctacaagctagagttaaacgtccaaactggcataaaagctggcgtttaactccaagaaaagtttctacacatggaagcttcaaatgctcagcccaagcacacaccaagttggcccggaagtagatttctgcatcatttacttatttctgtaaaccctagtaactagtctagtataaataggacctttttactattgtatttacatctttggattatccttaGATCATCTTAGGATCGTTTTTAGTctttagacattgggggctggccattcggccatgcctagaccttgttcttatgtattttcaacggtggagtttctacacaccatagattaaggtgtggagctctgctgttcctcgagtattaatgcaaagtactattgttcttctattcaatccaagcctattcttattccaagatattcattcgtaaaCAAGAACATGATGGACGTGATGATCAAGTGagactcatcaccattctcatttatgaacgcgtgcctcacaaacacttccgttctacatgaaaacaagcttgaatgcatatctcttgggtctctaatcaatgattcacatcgttttccctctgacaatggggcatctgaatccgagattagaaccttcgtggtataggctagaaataattggcagcattcttgagatctggaaagtctaaacattgtctgtggtatttcgagtaggatctgtgaagggatgactgtgacgagctttaaactcgcgactgtggggcgcagtgacagtgcgcaaaaggatcattggatcttattccgacacgatcgagaaccgacagctgattagccatgcggtagctgttcctggtatttttcatccgagacgagaaattcgatagttgattagccatacagaaaccgtagaggaccattttcactgagaggacgggaggtagccattaacaacggtgatccccaacatacaacttgccatggaaaaggagtatgaatgattgaatgaagatagtaggaaagcagagattcagaaggaatgacgcatcttcatgcacttatctgaaattcccaccaatgaattacataagtatctcgatctttattttatgtttatttatcttttaattatcaaaactccataaccatttgaatccgcctaaccgagatttacaagatgaccatagcttgcttcaagccgacaatctccgtgggatcgacccttactcacgtaaggtattacttggatgacccagtgcacttgttgtttagttgtgcggaattatgaGGAAAGTGTTAAGATTACGATcgcgtgtaccaagtttttggtgccgttgtcagagatcacaatttcgtgcaccaggggaGTAGAAGCAAATCCAGAAAAATCCAAGGTCCATCCTCGAGATGAGCAGCCCAGCAAACATCAAAGATGTCCAAAGGCTGATCGGGCGACTTGCCGCCCTTTTATGGTTTCTTGGTGCCTCGCCCCCAGAAGGCCATCCTCTTCTTCAAACTCATGAAGAAGGGCACTAGTTTCAAGTGGAAACCCGAATGTGAAGAATTATTCCAACACTTCAAAAAGGAGCTAGCAGAACCTCCCATATTCTCAAAGCCCAGGACGGGAGAAACACTATACCTCTATTTGTCCATAACAGAGGAAGCGCTAGCAGCGGCACTGATCcgagaagacaagaaaaaaacacAAAGCTCAGTATACTTTATAAGCAAGATTCTCTAAAACACAAAAACATGCTACTCCAAATTCAAAAAACTTGCCTATGCACTACTCACGGCATCCTAACGACATCGGTAGTACTACCAAAGCCATCCCATCACAATCCAAACAGACTAAGTGGTCAGACAAGTACTGCAAAAGCCAGACCTGACAGGACGAATGCTCGCTTGGTCAGTCGAGCTATCACAATACAAGGTTAGATTCGAGCCCAAGAACGCAATTAAGGATTAGGCCATGGCGGACTTCATTCCTGAAATGACCCCGGAAAGCGAACCCACAGAATTATGGAAGCTCCATGTTGACGGCTCATCAAACACCAGCTCAGGGGGAGCGGGAATAATATAAGAAAACGAGAACAACATAGCTATCAAATAGTCCATTCGATACGAGTTTTTGATCTCCAACAATCAAACCGGATACGAAGTCCTCTTAGCTAGATTGATGCTGGCCAAAGATAGTTAGCTCCCAAGTAAATGGGGACTACCAAATACGGGACCCCTTATTACAACAGTACTTATCCAAAATGAAGGAACTAACTGCCGAGTTCGACAAAGTAACCATTCGGCACATTCTTAGGGAACAAAATGCGAGGGCTGACCTTTTCTCCAAACTAGCAAGTACCAAGTCGGTCCCAGCGAACCGATCGCTATTCTAAGAGGTCATCAAGACACCATCTGTCACAGTCGTGGCCTCGATCAACTAACCATATCAAATCAGAACTTCTGGACCTTCCCGATCATCTAGTACCTCACTGACGGGAACCTACCCAAGGACCCAAAGGAGGCAGAGTGTACAAATTGGGAAGCAGCAAAATATACCATAATAGCGGGACAGCTATAAAAATGGGGACTGTCCTAGCCCCTCCTCAAGTTCATAGAATCCGGAGACACGGACTACATACTTCATTCTGGGGCAAGACCCTAGCCCAAAACATCATCCGGTTTGGATACTTCTGGCCCACCATCATTAGAGAAGCCCTCCAATTAGCAAAAAGCCGCAAGCAGTGCCAAGTTCACGCCGACCTTCATCAAGCAGCCCCTCATCAGCTCAATGTGATAAGGGCAGATCGTCCTTTTGGGACATGGGGAATCAACCTTGTCGGTCTGTTCCCTACTGCTCCCAAGCAGCTTCGATTCCTCAAAGTGGCcattgactactacaccaaatggattgaAGCCGAGGCGTTGGCCACAATCATGGCCTCCCAATACCGAAAATTCTTTTGGATACAAGTTATAACTCGGTTTGAAATCCCCGAGATCATGATTTCTGATAACAGGACATAGTTTGCAAACAAGTGCTTCAGGGAATTCCTATAAGGACTCGGTGTCTCCCAATGGTTTAGCTTGGTAGAACATCAACAAACCAATAGCCAAGTAGAAGCGGTCAACAAGATCATTGTAAGAGGTCTCAAAAAATGATTTGACGAAGCTAAGTGCTTATGGGCCGACGAACATAGATCGGTACTCTACTCGTACCGAACGTCACCCCAGACTTCGACTAGGAAATCCCCTTTCTGGCTAACATATGGCCTGGAAGTAGTTATCCCCATGGAAATTGGGGAACCGAGCTCGAGGAGGACTGTGGGACGACACGACGAAGAAACATAATGAGACCTCGCAGACGAAGATAAAAGCATAGCCCACCTATGGGAACTAGCTTTGAAATAAAGGGTAAGCCTAAGGTACAACAAAGATTGGTAAAATGAGACTTCAGAGAAGGAGACCTAGTCTTGCTGCACAACGATATCGGCCTCCCCTACCTCGGGAGAAGAGAAGATCACTCCCAACTGGTGGGAAGGGCCCTACCAAGTCAAGTCTGTAATCGGAAAAGGAGCTTACAAGTTAGTGCGCCTCAACAGGACTAAACTACCGAGATCATGGAACACCGCAAACCTACAGCACTACTACTCGTAGGAAACCCTACCGGTTTGGTAACTTTGTCAATTTTCTTTAGTTGTTTTTACAATTCTTTTATGCACacgcgcgcgcgcgcgcacacacacacacacacacacacacacacacacataattACCGTTACATCCCCCCCAAGTTGCGGCACATGAAAATTGATGAGACCCAGTTTGTCATTACAAGAGAAGAAACTTTTAGGTGGCAGTGACTTAGTAAGGATATCAGCAACTTGGTTTGTTGAAGAAACTGGAAGAAACTTAATCAGTCCTTCCTGAACTCTATCACGAATAGTATGACAGTCAATCTCTATATGCTTAGTCCTTTCATGAAATATTTGATTAGCAGCGATATGGAGAATGGATTGATTGTCATAGTACATAACaataggatgagagagaggtATTATAAAGTCTTTCAACAAGTAAGAGAGCCACACTCCCTCACAAGTGGCAAGAGCCATGGCTCTATATTCAGTTTTAGCCGAGGAGCGAGCTACAGAAATCAATGACTttccaagaaagaaacaaaatccAGAAACTGAAAGTCTAGTATTTGGACAAGCTCCCCAATCTGAGTCAGAGAAGGCAGTGAGTGTGAGATTGTTGGAGGTGGAAAATAACACTCCCTTGGCCGGAGCACCTTTAAGATATCGAAGTACATGCAGAGCGGCTTGGAAATGTTTTGTTGTGGCACAATCTAAAAACTAACTGAGCTTGCCAACTACGAAGCATATATCCGGCCGTGTATTGGTGAGGTAAATTAAACATCCAACTAGCCATCTATAAGGTGCAACATTATCAAGAGGAGTTCCTGAAGATTTAGATAGATGAGTTGTATAATCTATTGGCGTGGAGGCTGGTTTTGCATTCATCAACCCAAACTCATCAAGCAAGTCAAGTGTATATTTGCGTTGATACATGGCAATCCCCTGTGGCAATTTCCAaaccaagaaaaaattttaattcacaaagatccttaattttaaatttgttatccaAGAGCTGTTTAATCCTTGCAATTTCTCTCCAATCATCTCCTGCTAAAACTAGGTCATCCACATAAACAAGGATACATGTGAAGCCTGAATAAGATAGTTTAGTGAACAAACAACTGTCTGATTTTGATTGAGTATATCCATCTTCAATGAGAACACAACATAACTTCTGATGCCACTGTCTACTAACCTGTTACAAGCCATATAAGAATTTTTCCAACTTACAAACTCAACCAGCTGGCACTGTCAATCCTAATGGAGGTTTCATATAAACCTCTTCTGGTAAATCTCCATGGAGAAAAGCAGAATTGGTGTCCAACTGGTGGACATACCATCCTTTAGTAGCAGCAATAGTCAAAAGTATTCTTAAAGTAGTGAGTTTGATGACTGGActaaagttatcaaagtagtcaaAACCTGCTGTTTGAGTGAAGCCTCTTGCAACGAGCCTTGCCTTATGGCGTTCTACCTCACCATTGGGTTTGAACTTGATCTTGAAAATCCATTTGCAACTGATTGTCTTCTTTCCAAAAGGAAAGGAAGTCAATTTCCATGTTTTATTCTCCTCAAGAGCCTTCAATTCGGCACTTATTGCCTTACGCCAGCAATCATAGAGGATGGCCTCTTCATAACTTATTGATTCCGTGGTGGAGGATATAGTAGCTGAAAAAGCTTTATGCCTTATTGACAATGTGTTGTAAGATACATAGTTAGAGATTGG is a window from the Arachis hypogaea cultivar Tifrunner chromosome 1, arahy.Tifrunner.gnm2.J5K5, whole genome shotgun sequence genome containing:
- the LOC140183370 gene encoding uncharacterized protein produces the protein MGTVLAPPQVHRIRRHGLHTSFWGKTLAQNIIRFGYFWPTIIREALQLAKSRKQCQVHADLHQAAPHQLNVIRADRPFGTWGINLVGLFPTAPKQLRFLKVAIDYYTKWIEAEALATIMASQYRKFFWIQVITRFEIPEIMISDNRT